A stretch of candidate division KSB1 bacterium DNA encodes these proteins:
- a CDS encoding M23 family metallopeptidase, producing the protein MIKHKRHKRSVSVLIVPDDKGEPITFTLSNRRVQWLKVGGVLLGLHILLGFGAYWRYAVVHQENQKLIAVNQELRESTVRIEQMSKELAALEDSHNKIRAALGIGVETSRRRSESLTRLGRRSEVAEAATGGPEYPPRSQSDDRTMAFVEDSDNRAQDYARSLPTLLPVHGYLSARFNATADEKGKIHPGVDLVADSGTPIRAAGDGIVVFAGWSHDLGNMVLLYHGNGFFTLYGHARQLLVSSRDFVRKGDHIALLGSSGESSGPHLHFEVWKDGVAVDPQVYILALKD; encoded by the coding sequence GCCAATTACCTTCACCCTCAGCAACCGCCGGGTGCAATGGCTCAAGGTCGGCGGCGTACTGCTCGGTCTACATATTCTCCTGGGATTTGGTGCCTACTGGCGCTATGCGGTGGTGCACCAGGAGAATCAGAAGCTGATCGCGGTCAACCAGGAGTTGAGAGAGAGCACCGTGCGCATCGAGCAGATGAGCAAGGAGCTGGCCGCGCTGGAGGATTCACACAACAAGATCAGAGCAGCCTTGGGCATCGGCGTGGAGACCAGCCGCCGGCGCAGCGAATCGCTGACGCGTCTCGGTAGGCGGTCGGAAGTGGCGGAGGCGGCCACTGGTGGGCCCGAGTATCCGCCCCGTAGCCAGTCCGATGACCGCACCATGGCCTTCGTTGAGGATTCCGACAATAGGGCGCAGGACTATGCGCGGAGTCTGCCTACTCTCCTGCCGGTCCACGGCTATCTGAGCGCCCGCTTCAACGCGACGGCGGACGAGAAAGGCAAGATCCACCCGGGCGTCGACCTGGTGGCGGACAGTGGCACGCCAATCAGGGCAGCAGGCGACGGGATCGTGGTCTTTGCCGGATGGAGCCATGACCTGGGCAACATGGTGCTTCTTTACCATGGGAACGGCTTTTTCACGCTGTACGGCCATGCGCGGCAGTTGCTGGTATCTTCCCGTGACTTTGTCCGGAAGGGCGACCACATCGCCTTATTGGGGAGCTCCGGGGAAAGCTCCGGCCCGCATCTTCATTTCGAAGTGTGGAAAGATGGGGTGGCGGTGGATCCCCAAGTCTATATTCTTGCCCTGAAGGATTGA